In Mastomys coucha isolate ucsf_1 unplaced genomic scaffold, UCSF_Mcou_1 pScaffold20, whole genome shotgun sequence, one DNA window encodes the following:
- the LOC116098380 gene encoding taste receptor type 2 member 109-like yields the protein MEHLLKRIFDTTQNTLLVILFIELIIGIIGNGFTALVYCMDWVKRKNMSLVNQILTALATSRICLLWIMLIGLLITLLDPYFLMTRPMIQVSSNLWTIANHTSIWLATCLSVFYVLKIASFSNSPFLYLKGRVKKVVSVTLLLSLVLLFLNILLVNLEINMCLNEYHQINISYIFIYYYHANCQIQVLRYHIIILSVPFVLSLSTFLLLIFSLWTHHERMQQHVQGYRDARTMAHFKALQTVIAFFLLYLIYILSQLLQLWKHKLMNKVHFILFNNIINIAFPSFHSYALILRDRKLRQASLSVLWQLKCRPNYVE from the coding sequence ATGGAGCATCTTTTGAAGAGAATATTTGATACCACCCAGAACACACTACTAGTCATTTTATTCATTGAATTAATAATTGGAATTATAGGAAATGGATTCACAGCCTTAGTGTACTGCATGGATTGGGTTAAGAGAAAAAACATGTCATTAGTTAATCAAATCCTCACTGCTTTGGCAACTTCCAGAATTTGTCTGCTCTGGATCATGCTAATAGGTTTACTGATTACCTTACTGGACCCATATTTCCTTATGACTAGACCAATGATACAAGTCAGTAGTAATCTGTGGACTATAGCTAACCATACCAGCATCTGGCTTGCTACATGCCTCAGTGTCTTTTATGTTCTCAAGATAGCCAGTTTTTCTAACTCTCCTTTTCTCTATCTAAAGGGGAGAGTTAAAAAAGTGGTTTCCGTTACACTGCTGTTATCTCTGGTcctcttgtttttaaatattttactagtTAACTTGGAAATTAACATGTGTTTAAATGAATATCATCAAATAAACATATCATACatctttatatattattatcatGCAAATTGTCAAATACAGGTGTTAAGATACCACATTATTATCCTGTCTGTCCCCTTTGTTTTGTCCCTGTCAACTTTTCTCCTGCTCATCTTCTCCCTATGGACACATCACGAGAGGATGCAGCAGCATGTTCAGGGATACAGAGATGCCAGAACCATGGCCCACTTCAAAGCCTTGCAAACTGTGATTGCCTTTTTCCTACTATACCTCATTTATATCCTTTCTCAGTTACTACAACTTTGGAAACATAAGTTAATGAATaaagttcatttcattttatttaataatataataaatatagctTTTCCTTCATTCCATTCATATGCCTTGATTCTGAGAGACAGGAAGCTTAGGcaggcctctctctctgtgttgtggCAGCTGAAATGCAGGCCAAATTATGTGGAATAA